TATGGAAGGGGATGGAGTTGAAAGGTACCGGCCGCGAGGAGCTGGCGGAGCGCTTCATGGAGAGCCTGGGCGCGATCATGCGCGCGCGGGGAAACGCTTTCCGAAAGGTGGTAGGCCGGCAAGGGATCACCATGCCCCAGTTTTTCCTCCTCAAGATGGTCAAGGCGCATGACGAGATGACCGTCACCCAAATCTCCAGGGCGATGATGGTGGCGGTGCCCACAGCCAGCCGCATGATCGACAACCTCTGCGAAAAAGGATGGCTGGAACGGCGGAAGGACCCGGAAAACCGCCGCGTGACCATGGTGCGCCTCACGCGGAGGGGGCGGAATATCCTGCGGGAGATGGGGGACCTGCAGAAGAAGGAGCTCCTGAAGCTCATGGACAGGGAGGACATCGGGGAGATAGAGGCCTTCGTCGCATGGCTGGAGAGATTCAGCGCCAGGCTCTCGGCTGCGCTGGAGGAAGCCGGAAAGCTGGAGTAAGCCGGAAAGGAAGAGGGGGACTTGGGGCGCTGATGAAACACGCCCAGGCTTACGCA
The Actinomycetota bacterium DNA segment above includes these coding regions:
- a CDS encoding MarR family transcriptional regulator, with product MKGTGREELAERFMESLGAIMRARGNAFRKVVGRQGITMPQFFLLKMVKAHDEMTVTQISRAMMVAVPTASRMIDNLCEKGWLERRKDPENRRVTMVRLTRRGRNILREMGDLQKKELLKLMDREDIGEIEAFVAWLERFSARLSAALEEAGKLE